One window from the genome of Pseudoliparis swirei isolate HS2019 ecotype Mariana Trench chromosome 24, NWPU_hadal_v1, whole genome shotgun sequence encodes:
- the cxcl12b gene encoding chemokine (C-X-C motif) ligand 12b (stromal cell-derived factor 1) gives MDVKLLALMALMAVATHVPTSSAKPISLVERCWCRSTLNTVRQRSIKELKFLHTPNCPFQVIAKLRNNREVCINPETKWLQQYLKNAINKVKKSRRRNHKKH, from the exons ATGGATGTCAAGCTGCTGGCGCTGATGGCTCTGATGGCCGTGGCCACACATGTACCAACCTCCAGCG CAAAGCCCATCAGTCTGGTGGAGCGGTGCTGGTGTCGGTCCACCCTCAACACGGTTCGTCAGAGGTCCATCAAGGAGCTCAAGTTCCTCCACACACCCAACTGCCCCTTCCAAGTCAT TGCCAAACTGAGGAACAACAGGGAGGTTTGCATCAACCCGGAGACCAAGTGGCTGCAGCAGTACTTAAAGAACGCCATAAACAA ggTGAAGAAATCGAGAAGACGCAATCACAAGAAACACTAA